ACGCCATAAAGCAAGACGTTCATCATAAGGTAAAGCTTCCAGAATATCGGCAATATCGGCAATATGCAGGCTGGACAGCAGTGTACTGACTTCCTCTATTTTCTCTAATAATTGTTCGTCACTGATTGCTGAATGTTCATCAGCCTGACCTAATAATGTATCGACAAACAGCTTATCGTGGATAAATAGAGCAAGCAGACGCTGACGAATATGTGCCAGTCTTTGGGAATACTGACTGACAATAGTTGGATTATCAGGTGTAAAGGTCGATTGTGGCATAGTAAACCTTTAAGGCAGAAAATAAGGCGAAAAATCGGCGATTACAATGATATCGCCATAAATTTGACAGCTATTAGATATTATATTCTGTTTTCGAACCAGTTAGTGGCGTCACCGATTGTTGCTGGGTTTGCTGGTGATGTTCCAATGCTGCCATAAATGCATAAATAAAGCGTCCAAAGAAAATGAAGAAGCTGATAAACAGTACCAATTTTATAATTTGAACAGTTTTCTTTTTCTTTTTCATAACGCGATATCGTTAAGTCGATTCCTCTTCAATGTGTAAGTGCCAGCCAGCCACATCATCCCAGTAACTTTGCTCTTGCTCTAGATCGAGCAACACAAGCGCATTTCGTTTTAAATAGTTTTTGGGTAAGTAGAGCGTCCAATGACTATGATCAGTTTCCAGCCGCAAAGTATCCGGTGTTGTGGTAGCCTGCCGTTGATTATTTAACAAGGTTGCTAATCGCAATATCTTAAGCATGGGAAGATACTGTTTTTTCTTAAACAGATAGAAACGAGGATGCTCATGTACTTTAACCGCTTTGCGGTGGTAACGTACTAACGTTGCCAGCAACGATTGTTGCTCTTGGGTAAACCCCGGTAGATCGGTATGTTGCAGGATGTAAGCTGAATGCCGTTGCAATCCACTCAGATTGATGCTTAGACCGATTTCATGCAGCATGGCTGCCCACAGTAGAATGGATTCCAGTTGTGGATGTATTCGTTTGGGGTTTTGCTCTGACCATTGGTCATAAAGGTTTTTGGCGGTACTCCAGACGCGAGTTGCCTGTTCTCGATCGATATTATAGTGTTCGGCAAGGCTTTTGGCCGTTCGCTGACGAATATCCTGATGGCGAAAACGATCTTCCATTTCATAAAGTACACCTTCCCGTAATGCGCCATGAGACAAGCGTAATTCCTGAATATGTAAGGCATCAAAAATACCGCACAAGATTGATAATCCGGGAACAAAAGTTTGTTTACGGTCATTAGATAATCCCGGCAATTCCAGTGCATTGAAATTTTTATATTTCAGGATACGTTTCACCAGCATGTTTAGACGCTCTGGCGTAATCAGGCCATCTTTCTCACCCAGTTCGACCAAAAGTTCGTGTATGGCTTTGATCGTTCCTGATGCGCCTAAAGCAAAATCCCAGCCTTTATTTCGAAATTGCCAGACGAGATTTTCCAATTTTTGCGCCGCCTGGAGTCGTGCCTTGTGAAAATTATGCTCATTGATTGTACCGTCTGGAAAGAATTGGCGGGAAAAACTGACACACCCCATCCGGCGGCTTTCAATCAATAGCGGTTCGAAATCTTCACCAATGACCAATTCCGTCGAGCCACCGCCAATATCAATCACCAATTTCCGGCCTTTTTCTGGTTGTGTATGCTCAACGCCCATGAAAATCAGGCGGGCTTCTTCATGCCCAGAGATAATTTCAATGGGATAGGGGATAACTTCCTTTGCCTGTTGTAGAAATTCTTGTACGTTGGTCGCTTCACGTAAACTATGCGTTCCCACCAAACAGACATTACCAGCGGAAAAACCTTGCAAGCGCTCAGCAAATAGAGCAAGGCATTTCAGGCCACGGTTTATGGCTTCCTCGCTTAATTCATTTTTACTGTTTAAACCATCGGCAAGATAAACTCGTTTCTTTAAACGCCCAATAACCTGTAATGCGCCATTGACGATACGGGCGATTACCATATGAAAGCTGTTGGAACCCAAATCAATAGTGGCAATTTCTTGTGGTTTGGGCATTGGAATATCGTGTTTCAACGGCATAGATCAGGCTCTTGGTTCTGGTTGTTCAAGGTTTTTCAGATAATCATAAACAGCAAGCTGCGCGCGGATTTTACGTTTATTTCCTCGCGGAACATAGCGATTGCCCAATTCTTTATCAATATAGCGTGCTTTTACGGTATCACTGAATTGCAGTTCAAGGATATCCATCACTTGTTGTTTTAATCTGGGGTCGAGCAGACAAACTGCGACCTCAATGCGATAGTCAATGTTACGGGTCATCCAATCGGCCGAAGAAAGGAAAATTTTTTCGTTGCCTTTGTTGGTGAAAACATAAACGCGATCGTGTTCCAGAAAACGATCCACAATACTGGTGACTTGAATGTTTTCACTAAAACCGGGTTGATTAGGAACCAAAGAGCACATACCTCGTACAAGAATGCGGATTTTGACGCCCGCTTCAGAGGCGTCATACAGGCGATCTACCAACTCCCTGTCTACAAGGTTATTGATTTTCAGGGTGATACCTGCCAGTTCACCGGCTTGTGCATTTTCGATTTCCTGAGTAATCAGTCGATTGAGCATCGCCCGCGAGTTTTGGGGAGATACCATTAAATTATCAAATGTGACAGGCCGATAAGGGTTTTCAATGAAATTAAATACCCGACGAACCTCATTGGTCACTTCAGGTTTAGCGGTCAGCAGAGAATAGTCGGTATAGAGCCGCGCTGTTTTTTCGTTAAAATTTCCTGTACCAATATGGGCATAACGGATAATTTCTTCCCCTTCCAGGCGCGAAATAATGAATAGTTTTGCGTGAATTTTCAGACCAGGAGCGGAGAAAATAACATGTACACCGGCTTCAGTAAGGCGTTTTGCCCAATGAATATTAGCTTCTTCGTCAAAGCGTGCCTGTAACTCCACCACGACGGTCACTTTTTTGCCGTTGTATGCGGCATGGATCATGGAATCAATAATGCGTGAATCTTTTGCGACGCGATAGATATTGATCTTGATCGAAAGAACACTGGGATCGAAAGAAGCCTGACGCAGCAGTTCCAGCACATGTTCGAATGTGTGGTAAGGATAATAAAGCAGAACATCCCTTTCACGGATAGCGTCGAATCCGTTGCGGAAATGCTCGAACCAAGTATGGCGCAGGCGCGGCACGGGTTTATTCTGGAGATTTCGATTTCCTTCATTGGGAAATTTGATGAAATCTTTAAAGTTATGATAACGGCCACCTGCAATCACCGAGTCATCATTGGATAATCCCAGCTTGCTACGCAGTAGTTCTACCATTTCATCAGGCATATCACGCTGGTAGGCAAACCGTACAGGCTCTGCCGTCAGTCTCTGTTTTAGCGTGGAAGACATCAGTTCCAGCAGGCTGGATTCCATCTCTGTTGCCAGATCATATTCGGAATCACGGGTCATTTTCATCGAATAAACGTTCAAAGTATCGTAATCGAAAAATCCTTTGAAAATTTCATCCAGCGTGTAACGCAGAATATTATCAAGTAATATCATTGACTTGCGTTTTTTGGGCATTTCTGGAGGCAAATTGACGAAACGTGGGACTTTATCTGATGGAATTTCCAATAAAGCGTATTGCGTTTCTTGCCCATGAATAATTTCAACGGCCAAATAGGTGTAATCATCTTTAAGAAACTCAACTAAATTAGTTTCTGGGTTGATGACGATTGGCGTGATATGTGGTCGCAAATGCTGGCGAAAATATTGCCGCAACCAGATTTGTTGATTTGGGGATATCTGCCGTTCATTGATCAAAAAAATCTGGTTACGAGCCATTTCCAGCAGTAAATCGTTATAGAGGGCATCAAACTCTTGATCGATTTTAGCAACCTTAGTTTGGATCTTTTTCAACAATTGGCGGGCAGCAGTGGCTGAGCCTTGTTCTTCACTGATAAGAATGCGCCGCTTTACATCGGCAAAGCGTACTTTATAAAACTCATCTAAATTATTGGAGTAGATCCCTAAAAACCTCATTCTTTCAATCAACGGGTTACTTTTGTCAGCCGCTTCCTGAAGTACACGTTCGTTGAAAGAGAGCCAACTGAGTTCTTTCTCGGTATAAAGACGATCGTGGGACATGACTACTCCTTAACTACTTCATTGGGTTTTCCACTTAGTTTAATGGTTGGCGTTTAACGAGCCGATGTGCTGGTTTGAACTTCATGGGTTTTATTGGCGAAATAGAGGTGCTGGAAAGTACACATTCTGATAGCCGTATGATAAGAGCCGTTTACAAAAAATTCATCGATTAATTCACCTTCAATATAAAATCCCAATTTATTGTATATATGAATTGCTTTCGTATTCTCTTTATCAACGATCAGATACAGCTTGTAAAGATTTAAGACAGCAAACGCATATTCCATCGCCAGTTTGACCGCTACCGCTGCGTAGCCCTGTCCTTGATAGGCTGGCGCGATGATAATCTGGAACTCTGCACGGCGGTGGACATAATCTATTTCGACTAATTCTACCAATCCAACTTTGGAATTCAGGCTTTCGATAATAAAACGGCGCTCGCTTTGGTCATGAATATGCTTGTCATAGAGGTCGCATAATTCAACGAAGGCTTCATAAGGCTCTTCAAACCAGTAACGCATGACACTAGCGTTATTATCAAGTTGATGAACAAAAGGGAGATCTTCCCGTTCAAGAGGACGTAAATTTACCGATGGATTTTCCGAACCACTGGACATTGGATACCTCAGTGTTTTGTAGTGAAATCTATAGGGTATAAATATATTAGATATTGAATAATGTTCGAATAAATAATTATTGCCAGATAAATCAATCCAAAATAGCAACTTACAGCAAAGTTTTACTGAAATATAGCACTTAAAAAATTTTATAACAAAATCCGTTAACACAGAGCTGTAAGTTGAAGTCAGCTAGATAAATTATTCCGATGCGTAACCTTGTGGAGGCAGAACTTTGCCATCCATAATTGCATTATTGCCTTCCATAACCAATCGTTGATCTAAAAACCAGCCGATGACCAGAGGATAAATATTGTGTTCTTGGGTTTGTACACGTCCGATAACGTCTTCTTCTTTATCTCCCGCAAAAATCGGCACCTTAGCCTGTAAAATAATAGGGCCACCATCTAATTCTTCAGTCACGAAGTGGACGGAAGTACCATGTTCTCTATCACCGTTTTCAATGGCTTTCCGATGGGTGTGTAGGCCTGGATATTGCGGCAAGAGAGAAGGGTGAATATTGAGCAGGCGTCCATAATAATGCTGGACAAATTCGGGCGATAAGATCCGCATGTAGCCAGCTAAAACCACTAAATCGGGTGCGTATTGGTCAATGGCTTTGAGTAAGGCGATATCATAATTTGTACGATCCGCATAAGCTTTCGGGTTGATAAAAGAGGCAGGAATATCTGCTTGTTCAGCACGTTGCAGGCCATAGGCATCGGCATTATTACTGAAAACGGCAGCAACATAGCCATTAATTCGGTTTTGTTGGCAGGCATCTATGATGGATTGAAGATTGCTGCCATTGCCGGAGACTAAAACAACAATTTTTTTCATAACGGGTTTTCACTGAAGAAATTCATTGATTAATATGCTTTTCAATTTTCAAGTTACAGCCTTGGGCTGTAACTTGAAATTAATCAGACAAGATATTTATTTTGTAATAACGACAGGTTGCTCATCGGCATTAAGTTCGGCAATTGTACCGATTTGCCATGCATTTTCGCCTGATGCGGTCAGATACGAAATAGCCTGTTCTACCTGAGATTGAGGAAGTGCGATTATCATACCAACTCCGCAGTTAAATGTGCGGTACATTTCGTGTTCGCTGACATTACCGGCTTGCTGTAACCAGGTAAAAATTGCCGGCCATTGCCAACTGTCAGCGTTAATTCTGGCTTGCATATTTTCTGGCAGAACACGCGGAATGTTTTCCCAGAAGCCGCCACCAGTCAGATGTGCAATCGCATGAACATCAATTTTTTCAATCAGTTCAAGAATGGCTTTGACGTAAATTTGGGTTGGGGCAAGTAAGTGATCTGCAAGTGGTTTCCCTTCAAGCTCGGTAGTCTCTGGATCAACCTGACTTACCTCAAGGATTTTACGGATCAAAGAATAACCATTGGAGTGTGGTCCGCTGGATGCAAGTGCAATCAGGGCATCACCAGTCTGAACCCGACTGCCGTCAATAATTTCCGATTTTTCAACAACACCAACGCAAAAACCCGCGACATCATAATCTTCACCGTGATACATGCCGGGCATTTCTGCGGTTTCGCCACCGACTAATGCACAGCCTGCTTGTTTGCAGCCTTCTGCTATGCCCGTGATGACACTGGCGGCTGTATCAACATCCAGTTTGCCAGTAGCATAATAATCAAGGAAGAAAAGAGGCTCGGCGCCTTGCACAACCAGATCATTGACACACATGGCAACCAAATCAATTCCGATAGTATCATGACGCTTCAAGTCCATGGCCAGACGCAGCTTAGTACCAACGCCATCTGTACCGGAAACCAACACCGGTTCGCGATATTTCTGTGGCAGGGCACATAATGCACCGAAACCACCTAATCCTCCCATCACTTCGGGGCGACGGGTCTGTTTTACGACACCTTTGATACGATTGACTAAGGCATTACCAGCATCAATATCGACACCAGCATCTTTATAGCTAAGAGAGGTTTTGTTGGTCACTGCGTAGCTCCCAGGCGGTTGCATTTTTATGAATAAAACAGAACGGTGACAATTCTAACAGTCTAAGCAAACGTTTGCGATAGCTTTATATCGGTTTCCTGTTAGATCGGGAACGAAGAAAATCGCTTGTTAGCGATAAAAATTAATAGATTGGTGGTGGTTTGATACTGAAAAGGAGTTATAATCCCGCGATTTTTTTATCTGCCGGCTATTAGGAGAAACCCATGAAAATCGTTGAGGTTAAACACCCGCTAGTTAAACATAAACTTGGCTTGATGCGAGATCATGATATAAGCACAAAACGCTTCCGTGAACTGGCATCAGAGGTGGGAAGTCTTCTGACATATGAAGCAACTGCTGATTTGGAAGTTGAGAAAGTGACCATTAACGGGTGGTGTGGTCCGGTAGAAATAGACCAAATAAAAGGGAAAAAGATTACGGTAGTCCCTATCCTGCGTGCGGGCTTAGGGATGATGGATGGCGTACTGGAAAATATCCCCAGTGCACGGATCAGTGTTGTGGGTGTATATCGTGATGAAGAAACGCTTGAGCCAGTACCTTATTTTCAAAAATTAGTTTCTGATATTAATGAACGTATGGCATTGGTTGTCGATCCTATGCTGGCAACTGGTGGCTCAATGATTGCTACCATTGATTTGCTGAAAAAAGCGGGATGCCCTGTCATTAAGGTATTGGTTTTGGTTGCTGCACCGGAAGGGGTCGCTGCACTGGAGAAAGCTCATCCTGATGTTGAATTGTATACTGCGTCGATTGATAAATGTCTTAATGAACATGGATACATCGTCCCTGGTTTAGGGGATGCAGGTGATAAAATATTTGGCACAAAATAATATTTATAGCCGGCTGAAAAGTCGGCTTTTTTTTGGTTTCTAGCAAGATGATATAAGAGGGTATCCATAATGACTCGTCGAACTATTGGAGTAGAAGAAAAACCTCCTTTGGCACAGACTATTCCTTTAAGTTTGCAACATCTATTTGCCATGTTTGGTGCAACCGTTTTGGTTCCTATTTTATTTAAAGTGAATCCTGCGACAATTTTGTTGTTCAATGGCATTGGAACATTACTGTATTTGGTGATTTGTAAAGGGAGAATTCCGGCTTATTTAGGCTCCAGCTTTGCTTTTATTTCACCGGTATTGTTATTACTGCCTTTAGGATATGAATTGGCATTAGGTGGATTTATTGTCTGCGGGTTGTTGTTTTGTTTGGTTGCCCTGCTTGTAAAAGTTGCAGGAAGGGAATGGATCAATGTGATGTTTCCTCCGGCAGCGATGGGAGCCATTGTTGCCGTGATTGGCCTGGAATTGGCAGGTGTTGCTGCTGATATGGCGGGATTGCGTCCAGCGGCAGGCACTGAGGTTAATATAACCAACCTGACCATATCTATGGTTACGCTGGGCGTGACAATTTTGGGTTCGGTAGTCTTTCGTGGTTTTATGGCGATTATTCCGATTCTGATTGGTGTTTTGGTAGGTTATGCGCTGTCATTTTTCATGGGAGTTGTCGATTTAACACCAGTGCGTGAAGCGCCGTGGTTTGCATTGCCGACGTTCTATACCCCACGTTTTGAATGGTTTGCTATTATGACAATTTTACCTGCGGCGCTGGTGGTTATTGCAGAACACGTTGGGCATTTGGTGGTAACGGCAAATATCGTACAGAAAGATTTATTGAAAAATCCTGGCCTGCATCGCTCAATGTTTGCCAATGGTTTTTCAACGATGATTTCGGGTTTCTTTGGTTCAACACCTAACACGACTTATGGTGAAAATATTGGTGTTATGGCACTTACCCGTGTATACAGCACATGGGTGATTGGTGGTGCTGCGGTGATGGCAATATTACTTTCCTGCGTTGGTAAATTGGCGGCAGCTATCCAAATGATCCCAATCCCAGTGATGGGGGGTGTTTCCCTGTTACTGTATGGTGTGATTGGTGCATCAGGTATTCGAGTTTTGATTGATTCGAAAGTTGATTACAGTAAGGCACAGAACTTGATCCTGACCTCCATTATTTTGATTATTGGTGTCAGCGGAGCGAAAATTCAGATCGGTTCGGCAGAATTGAAGGGTATGGCGCTTGCAACTGTTGTGGGAATTGGTTTAAGTCTGTTTTTTAAATTGATAAGCTTCATCCGACCAGAAGAGCCGTATATCAACTCTTCTGTGAAATCAATTAAACATGATAAGAAGAGTGAAGTGGTAGAATAAAAAATATTAATGAAATTTATTGAAAAGGGCTTTTTAAAAGCCCTTTCTATTTTTTAAAATTATTTTCTTTGCCATTTGGCTTTGTCATTTATAACGATAAATTTTTCCTTTAAAAATAATATCTGTCGTTAATTTCTATTGAAAATAACGTAAGAAAAATAAGTTAAACTCTTTGGAAATACAGTATATTCTTACTATTAGTGCTTACTTTTTACTGTTGTCAATATCGACTATTGATAGTATGGGATTATCAGATATATGAATTTTTATTCTGGAATAGGTTATTTCTGACTTGTGCAGGAAATAGGAATGATTTTGTCATTGGTCGTAAATTACCCATTTTATAGGGAAGTATGCTTTGGTGATAATCTCCTGTTTTAAACAAAGCATTCGTTTCATTTATAGAGACTTTTTGTGGTAGACTTAGCACTGTTCGTTATCCATTCTGTTTGAGGTGCTTCTGAATACACCGTCGCAGCTTTCATTACCATTATATTTGCCCGATGATGAAACTTTTGCCAGTTTCTTTGCAGGTGAGAATACTTCCTTATTAGCTGCAATAAAATTGGCTACTAGTCAGTCACACGGCAGTTATATCTATTTCTGGTCCCGCGATGGCGGGGGTAAGAGCCATTTGCTTCACGCAGCCTGTGCCGAATTATCCCAACAGGGAGAAGCTGTAGGATATGTGCCACTGGATAAACGCGCTTATTTTGTCCCTGAAGTCCTTGATGGTATGGAGCATTTATCATTAGTATGCATCGATAATATTGAGTGTATTGCAGGTGATCAGGAATGGGAAATGGCTATTTTCAATCTTTACAACCGCATTGTAGAAATTGGCCGAACTTGTCTTTTAATCACCGGTGATCGTCCTCCACGGCAAATTAACCTGACGCTACCGGATTTGGCATCTCGTTTGGATTGGGGGCAAATTTACAAATTACAGCCTCTGTCAGATGATGAGAAAATCCAGGCATTGCAACTACGGGCAAAATTACGGGGTTTCGAATTACCTGAGGATGTGGGGCGTTTTGTATTAAAACGGCTCGATAGGGAAATGCAAACGTTGTTCAGAACCCTGGATGAACTTGATCGAGCTTCCATTGTGGCACAACGCAAACTCACGATCCCGTTTGTAAAAGATATCCTTGAGCTTTGAGTGAATAAAGCAGTAAGGAAATAAGAACAGAATAAAAAAAGTGATAGAAATATATTCTCTATCACTTTTTTATTGAAAAACGTTCTTATTGAAACCATTTTTATTAAAAAATAGTTACAGCAGAATTTCTTTAACTTGCTCAGGGGGACGTCCCAAACGCGCTTTATCACCGACAACAACGATCGGGCGTTCTATCAATTTGGGATTTTCAACCATCGCCTGGAGCAATGTGTCTTGGGATAATGTGGCGTTGTCCAGATTTAATTCTTTGTAGAGATCTTCTTTAGTGCGCATTAATTGGCGGGCATTTTTGAAACCGAGTTGTTGTAATAGTATGGCAAGCTGTTCTGTTGTAGGTGGTGTATCAAGATAGTGAATGATTTCCGGTGTAATACCGAGTTCTTCAATCAGCTTAAGGGTTTCACGGCTCTTTGAACAGCGAGGATTATGGTAAAAAATCACTTTTCGTGTATCAAAATTTTGCATGTAAAAATCCTCTATTTATTATATTGGGCATAACTTTGTTGTAGTTGGCGCAATTGATCAATACGGGCATCATATCTCTTTTGTTCATCACTGCCCAACTTGGCCAACGCACTGGCTTTGCCAAGTTGTTCTATAGCGGAGTTAAAATTACCTTGCAATGCCATGATTTCTGCATAAGCGGCTAGTTCATCATTATGTTTTCCCTGCGCTCCGACAGCTTTTCTTAACAGTATCCAGCCGTTAAGATCGTCAGGGTGATTGAAAGTATAACGAAACAGAAGTTGTGATGCCTGAGAATATTTTTTATCCATAAAATAGGCATTTGCAAGATTAACTTGCAATATCGGATTGCTTTTCAGTTTCTTGAGTGCATCCTGCAAGCGAGCGATGGCGTTGGCATACTGTTTTTGCCCGATATCAATATCCGTCATGGTATCAATAAACCAAACGTTATCCGGTTGTTTATCTAGCAATGGAGAGAGTATTGCTCTGGCTGCGGCATACTTTTTATCTTCAGAAAGCAAAATAGCACGTCCATAGGCAGCAGCGAGCTGCTCTTTAGCGGTGCCCTGACTGTATTTCTTTAGCCATTGATCAATATAGGGACGTTGATCGGTTGAATACATTGTTAAAATACGGACACGGGCGAACAGAAAATCCTGAGACTCTGAAACGGCTTTAGTGGGATATTGGTTTGCCCGATTACGGGCGTCAGCTAAACGGCTGGCCGGTAATGGGTGAGTGTATAGCATTTCAGGTAACTTGGAGCTATAGCGAGATTGATCTACGAGTATTTGCATAAAATCAGGCATGCCGTGTGGATCAAATCCCGCCCGACTGAGCGTTTGTATTCCAATACGATCAGCCTCTTGCTCATTCGATTGGGTAAAACTGATCATGCCTTGTTGGACGCCTGCCAGTGTGCCACTGAGTGCAGCCAGGCCAGCTTGTGGACTGGCTATCATAAGCAAAATAGCACCCAATGTACCGGTCCATGCCAGAGGGCTGGTACGTTTTTGTTCTTCTATCCATCGTGCCAGATGCCGCTGTGTAACATGGGAAATCTCATGAGCCATGACAGATGCCAGTTCACTTTCATTATTACTATAGCGAAATAGGCCGGAATGAAGAACAACATTACCACCAAAAAATGCGAGGGCATTAATATTCGGGTTATCTATCAGATAGAAATGGAAAGGTGTTTTGACTGAATCGGCGTGAGTGACTAATTTTTGCCCTAACTGATTAATATATTGAGTTAGCAGCGGATCATAAATTAGAGGAGCTTGGGCCCTTATCGAGCGTATATATAAATCACCCATAGCCATTTCTTGGTTGATGCTGAGGGTTGCTCCCGCTGTGGTGCCGATATCCGGTAGTGAATCTTCAGCCGGTGCAGAGAATACAGGAGGATTTCCCAATAACAACAGGCCGATAAAAATCGTTATCAAAGATTTTCTGGGTGTTTTTCTCATAAAGCGATTCTCATAAAATAGTGTGCTCCGTTTTTAGCTATCAATTTCATGAATACTTTTATGACAAAGAGTACCTTAAAATTATTAATTGTAATAAACTTTAGCGAAAAATACTCATTAAGTATTGTCCCCAAAAGTTGTACTCTGGACTGTGTCCGTACATTCTCTTAAGTCTGGCCGGACAAAAATTGGCGGAAAAAGAATGCTAACAACCAATATTGCAGATATTTGTAGCAAATAATGTTTGGGTTCCTTTGAGTAACGATGCAATAGAATAGATCCCAAACAAATAAATTGAGTTGCCGCTTTATTGATTGAACGGCAACTCAAAACGGGTTGTCTCTATGCTGACAATTAATGTCGGTTCAGGTAATCCAATACAACTTGGTGGTGATCACTGGTTTTGAATTTATTAAAAACGTGCTCAACTTCACCTTGTGAATTAATTAAGAAACTGATGCGATGAATCCCATCATAGATTTTCCCCATGAACTGCTTTTCTCCCCATACACCAAATTGTTCAGCAACTTGATGGTCAATGTCAGAAAGCAGTGTGAAATTTAGCATCTCTTTTTCTACAAAGCGGGATAACTTTTCTGGTGCATCTGTGCTAATACCCAGTACTTCAACATTGGCACTTTTCAGTTCATCTATTGAATCACGTAAGCCACACGCTTGAACTGTGCAGCCTGGTGTCAT
The sequence above is drawn from the Xenorhabdus ishibashii genome and encodes:
- a CDS encoding YfgG family protein, giving the protein MKKKKKTVQIIKLVLFISFFIFFGRFIYAFMAALEHHQQTQQQSVTPLTGSKTEYNI
- the upp gene encoding uracil phosphoribosyltransferase, whose amino-acid sequence is MKIVEVKHPLVKHKLGLMRDHDISTKRFRELASEVGSLLTYEATADLEVEKVTINGWCGPVEIDQIKGKKITVVPILRAGLGMMDGVLENIPSARISVVGVYRDEETLEPVPYFQKLVSDINERMALVVDPMLATGGSMIATIDLLKKAGCPVIKVLVLVAAPEGVAALEKAHPDVELYTASIDKCLNEHGYIVPGLGDAGDKIFGTK
- the ppx gene encoding exopolyphosphatase, with the protein product MPLKHDIPMPKPQEIATIDLGSNSFHMVIARIVNGALQVIGRLKKRVYLADGLNSKNELSEEAINRGLKCLALFAERLQGFSAGNVCLVGTHSLREATNVQEFLQQAKEVIPYPIEIISGHEEARLIFMGVEHTQPEKGRKLVIDIGGGSTELVIGEDFEPLLIESRRMGCVSFSRQFFPDGTINEHNFHKARLQAAQKLENLVWQFRNKGWDFALGASGTIKAIHELLVELGEKDGLITPERLNMLVKRILKYKNFNALELPGLSNDRKQTFVPGLSILCGIFDALHIQELRLSHGALREGVLYEMEDRFRHQDIRQRTAKSLAEHYNIDREQATRVWSTAKNLYDQWSEQNPKRIHPQLESILLWAAMLHEIGLSINLSGLQRHSAYILQHTDLPGFTQEQQSLLATLVRYHRKAVKVHEHPRFYLFKKKQYLPMLKILRLATLLNNQRQATTTPDTLRLETDHSHWTLYLPKNYLKRNALVLLDLEQEQSYWDDVAGWHLHIEEEST
- the speG gene encoding spermidine N1-acetyltransferase — encoded protein: MSSGSENPSVNLRPLEREDLPFVHQLDNNASVMRYWFEEPYEAFVELCDLYDKHIHDQSERRFIIESLNSKVGLVELVEIDYVHRRAEFQIIIAPAYQGQGYAAVAVKLAMEYAFAVLNLYKLYLIVDKENTKAIHIYNKLGFYIEGELIDEFFVNGSYHTAIRMCTFQHLYFANKTHEVQTSTSAR
- the purM gene encoding phosphoribosylformylglycinamidine cyclo-ligase; this translates as MTNKTSLSYKDAGVDIDAGNALVNRIKGVVKQTRRPEVMGGLGGFGALCALPQKYREPVLVSGTDGVGTKLRLAMDLKRHDTIGIDLVAMCVNDLVVQGAEPLFFLDYYATGKLDVDTAASVITGIAEGCKQAGCALVGGETAEMPGMYHGEDYDVAGFCVGVVEKSEIIDGSRVQTGDALIALASSGPHSNGYSLIRKILEVSQVDPETTELEGKPLADHLLAPTQIYVKAILELIEKIDVHAIAHLTGGGFWENIPRVLPENMQARINADSWQWPAIFTWLQQAGNVSEHEMYRTFNCGVGMIIALPQSQVEQAISYLTASGENAWQIGTIAELNADEQPVVITK
- the ppk1 gene encoding polyphosphate kinase 1 — translated: MSHDRLYTEKELSWLSFNERVLQEAADKSNPLIERMRFLGIYSNNLDEFYKVRFADVKRRILISEEQGSATAARQLLKKIQTKVAKIDQEFDALYNDLLLEMARNQIFLINERQISPNQQIWLRQYFRQHLRPHITPIVINPETNLVEFLKDDYTYLAVEIIHGQETQYALLEIPSDKVPRFVNLPPEMPKKRKSMILLDNILRYTLDEIFKGFFDYDTLNVYSMKMTRDSEYDLATEMESSLLELMSSTLKQRLTAEPVRFAYQRDMPDEMVELLRSKLGLSNDDSVIAGGRYHNFKDFIKFPNEGNRNLQNKPVPRLRHTWFEHFRNGFDAIRERDVLLYYPYHTFEHVLELLRQASFDPSVLSIKINIYRVAKDSRIIDSMIHAAYNGKKVTVVVELQARFDEEANIHWAKRLTEAGVHVIFSAPGLKIHAKLFIISRLEGEEIIRYAHIGTGNFNEKTARLYTDYSLLTAKPEVTNEVRRVFNFIENPYRPVTFDNLMVSPQNSRAMLNRLITQEIENAQAGELAGITLKINNLVDRELVDRLYDASEAGVKIRILVRGMCSLVPNQPGFSENIQVTSIVDRFLEHDRVYVFTNKGNEKIFLSSADWMTRNIDYRIEVAVCLLDPRLKQQVMDILELQFSDTVKARYIDKELGNRYVPRGNKRKIRAQLAVYDYLKNLEQPEPRA
- the purN gene encoding phosphoribosylglycinamide formyltransferase; the protein is MKKIVVLVSGNGSNLQSIIDACQQNRINGYVAAVFSNNADAYGLQRAEQADIPASFINPKAYADRTNYDIALLKAIDQYAPDLVVLAGYMRILSPEFVQHYYGRLLNIHPSLLPQYPGLHTHRKAIENGDREHGTSVHFVTEELDGGPIILQAKVPIFAGDKEEDVIGRVQTQEHNIYPLVIGWFLDQRLVMEGNNAIMDGKVLPPQGYASE
- the uraA gene encoding uracil permease, producing MTRRTIGVEEKPPLAQTIPLSLQHLFAMFGATVLVPILFKVNPATILLFNGIGTLLYLVICKGRIPAYLGSSFAFISPVLLLLPLGYELALGGFIVCGLLFCLVALLVKVAGREWINVMFPPAAMGAIVAVIGLELAGVAADMAGLRPAAGTEVNITNLTISMVTLGVTILGSVVFRGFMAIIPILIGVLVGYALSFFMGVVDLTPVREAPWFALPTFYTPRFEWFAIMTILPAALVVIAEHVGHLVVTANIVQKDLLKNPGLHRSMFANGFSTMISGFFGSTPNTTYGENIGVMALTRVYSTWVIGGAAVMAILLSCVGKLAAAIQMIPIPVMGGVSLLLYGVIGASGIRVLIDSKVDYSKAQNLILTSIILIIGVSGAKIQIGSAELKGMALATVVGIGLSLFFKLISFIRPEEPYINSSVKSIKHDKKSEVVE